Part of the Leptospiraceae bacterium genome, TCGTATTTATTTTTTTCCGCCACTGCTCGATAGTGCTCTGACATTTGATTACGCATTAAAGGAGACTTAAAGTCTTCTTTATTGATAATGACCGAGGCAGGTTTTCCCTTTGGGACAATATCAGCAGGAATTGCGATTACAACACTATTTGTCATCAAAGAGTATTCAACAGCAGAGGCTACTTTTTGGTTATCCCCTTCTTTGGCAAGAACCGGCACTGCTCTTTTGATATCATCTAAATTACTTTGGATTTTTGTTCTAAGTAAATTGATATCATACAACTTCTCGTCAATGGTATTGTATTTTTTAGGAAATACATATTGAATAGCCGCTCTTGCGATAATGCTGGTTTTTTCTTCTTTACTCTTACTATCTTCCTCAATTGACTTTTGCATTGCGGTATCAAATCCCACTTCGTTTCCGAAAGCACTTGCTTTATTCTGTGCTTTCTTATCCGAAGATTTGTCTTTTTTTCTGAAATACACAGCAGCAGCTAAGCCAGCTATTCCACTCATCAAGAGCCCAAAGAAGATTGTTCCAAGACTCGCTTCAACAAATGAAATCATTATAAAAATTGTCATTAGGAATATAAAAACCATTAGCCCGACAGGTAAATTAAATCTACGCTGAAATGCTTCCCGCTTGATTCGTTCCCTTTCTTGCTGTTCAAGAGAATTTATATCACTTGTTAGCTTATTGATATGATCTTCTTTGATATTCGTATTTAACTTAGGATTCTTTTGAAGAATCATTTCTTGGTTTATAATTTTTGCATATTCAAGTTCTTTCTTATATTCCGGATTTGATGTGGATAAAGAAGCAAGCTTATGCAATACGCTAGCCATGTAACTCTGATCAACAGCGTAAAACAAAGATTTGCCGCTATCATCCTTCAAAGAATAAGTTCCAAATGTATTGGTGATATCTTTACGAAGTCTTTCTGTAAAACTTTTAATTTTTTCTGTTTCTTTGATGCCTGCTCTTTCTACTTCTTGGTTTAAATCCAAGGATAAAAGTGTAAGCTCTGATTTTGTATTTTCAGTGACTAATTTTTCTAAAGACTTTGAAAGCTTATTATATATAGAAGAATACTTTCTATCTAGAAGATTATTCATATCACTCATAAACTTTTCAACGATGCGAACTGAAAGATTACAAGTATTTTGAACTGACCTTGCAAATTCAGAATTAAATTTATCAAAAGGAAAGGACTTGATGATTTCGATTAGAATTTTTACTTTCTCTCGTCCCTGTCTACGACCGTCAGGCGCAAGATCAATATGCTCTCGCTTATACTCGTTCAGCTTATATTTTATATCACTGAGGTTTCCCTCTTCCGCTAATTTGCGAAGTTGCTCCATTGCAAATTTTTCTAGTCCGTCTGATTGAGCACGATAATGATTTACTATTTCAGGTGGTCTCTGATAAGTTCCATCGTCTTTTAATTCAATCTCATCAATAATTAAATGGTAGCCTGGCATTACCTGCTCGAGAAGTCCTTTCTCATGTCCATATTCGATAAAGTCATCAACAAAGTCCTTAATAGGAATATAGGCGTAGGGTTTAAATCCACCTTTAATCAAAAGACCAATCTCTGCTTCTAAAGAACAATTCATTGGATAAAGCCAGCTAGCCCCTGATTTGTTTTTTTGGAAAAGGAAATTACCGGGATTGTTCTCATCAATTTCTTTGATTCGCTTTGCTCGATTGGATAGAATTAAATCTACCATTGCCCTCGAATAATCAAAGCAGGCTTCACGATAATTCTTCACGTTAATTTCGTGTGTGTATTGAGGTGAGACAATCGCAATCTTAGCTAATACCTTTGCACCATTCTTAATTAAAAATGGATAAATGTAAGCCATTCTTTCTTTTCCGCCATTATCAATATCGGACAATTGCTTTAGTGCTTGGTCTATTGCAGCAACGGACTTTGCTTGCTCACTTAAATTTGTATATTTATGCAAATGATCGATAATTTTATCTAAAGTGATTAATTCAGTTGGATGGAGAGCCTTTGAACCGGGTCGGTCTTTTCCTTTATGACGATCTCTCAATTCGTCCATGATCGATCTCGAAGTCGCGGAAAGACTATTCATAGACTGCGGAGTTTTAACTAAAACAGTCTTGTCAATTGCTCCTGCCTTTGCAGGAATACTCGGAGGTGCTACCGCTTTCTCAGTATTGTTTTTTGAATTAGGTTCTGCCATACGATTAGTAAGGTATTCTTTTAGAGTCTGTCCAGCTTGCAAGCATTAATTGCAAGTATGAAAAACTTTATATACTAGAGTAAAGAATAAATAATCCACCAAATACTAGGCTATTTGACCATTCGTAAGTGGCAGAAATGGTCAAAGTTTCTTTCTTTAGAGCATCAAATCGTATCAATACTTCTTTGACACTGTTTCGAGCATGGAATGAATCTCAGTTGCTTGCTCTTTTTTTCCATTTTCAGAATAATAGGTTTCTAATTTTTCGAGCAAACGAACGTTTTCAGGGTTTTTCTTCAACTCGTTCAGTAGAGATTCTTGCTCGGCGCTTATTCTAGAATACGTATTACCATTTAAATGAATCGGAGTTGCATGAGATGGAAATTTGCCAAATTCAGGATTAGAGGAGTCACCCGAATAAAAAACAACTACACTTACAATCACTGCAACTAACGCAAAACCCCCTGAGAAAACAACTGGGAGACTATACTTTCTCTCGGTTCCGTCAGAGTAAGTCTCGACCACTTCCAAATCAATGTGCTCAAGACGATTTAGAAGCCTAGTATTAAAATCTTTATCTATTTTGATTTGCGATAATTCCTTTTCTCTGTATTCAGAAACACAACGTATCAGACTGCATTCAACATGTACATGATCGGATTCATCTTCCTTAGAAATTCTCTCAATTTTCGTTTTTAACCAATTTAATAAATTTGATTTATACCAATTTTAACCTCTCGTTTCTCGTCTTGCAATATCATATGTTTTAAAATTTCCTTTGCCTTAAAGAGTCGGCTCTTTACTGTACCCACGTTACATTCTAAAAGCTCTGCTATGTCCGAATAAGACATTTCTTCGAAGTATCGTAAGTCAATGACCTCTTTGTAAATGCCCTCTAACTGATTGATCTTTTTTATTAGATAGGCAGATTCGTCTGAGAGTTCTAATTTTTTTTCAAAACCAGGCCTTTCATCTACAAATTGTTGTTCATTGTCATCGATTGATTTTTCTACCATTCTTTTTCTTTTTGTCAAGAGATCTTTTGACTTATTTATCACAATTCGATAGAGCCATGTGTAAACTCCAGCCTCTGCTCTAAAATTTACGATTGATTTATATCCTGCGATTAACGCATCCTGTACTATATCATCTGCATCATCATCATCCTTCACCATGGACTTGGCTTTGCGAAAAAGTCTCTCCCGAAAAGGTGTGACTAATTCCATGTAGGCGTATTTATCTCCTGCCTTTATTTTTTGAAGTAAGATTTTTTCTTTTTCTCTTAGAGTCATGTTCTATGTTTACCTATAAAATATTTAAAACTTTCTAGACAATGTTTTTTCGACAGAGTAAAAATTGCTTTTTCATCGACTGCCGTATGATTTCTAAATATTTGTAATTATTCTAATTATTTTATATCATGTTTTAAAGGAAAATTAGTCGTCAACTAAAAAGATAAAGTCGAATCTTTAAACACTAATGCAGCAAATCTATTTTTTCCTTTCCATTTTCTTTTCAATAACCTTCTTTTTGATTCCTTGCATTGGAAATGTAACAGATCCAAGACATTGGACAAAAGCTTTTTCCTTGGGGTTCTTTCTTCTTGGGATCTTTGCAATTTATAAAATAATGAGCGCCCGCTCTCTCACCATTTCGGAAGCAGTGATTGCAGGATTTAGAAAAGAAATGGCTTTTCTATTTTGCTTATTTAGCACACTTTGCTTTCTCTACATCTATACATTATTTCAACATTTGCATTCTTTTTTTCTAGTTGATTATGATTTTTTAGCGATAGGCGAAATATTAAACAATTCTATCAAAGGAAAATTCTTTATCACACATCATTATGGATCCAACTCTTCCGGTAATTATTTATCCCATCATTTTGCTCCTTCCATTTTACTATTATCTCCATTTATACTTTTATCTAAATTTAGACTTGGTTACGCCTACGGATTATTATTCTATACAATCGTATCTATGAGTCTAATATCGATTTTACTTTTAAGAAGAAATGTAAAAGGAAGTTCTTTTTATCTTTCCATGATTTTAATAGCAATCAACTTACCACTTCATAGGCTATTCTTTTCTTACCAC contains:
- a CDS encoding sigma-70 family RNA polymerase sigma factor, producing the protein MTLREKEKILLQKIKAGDKYAYMELVTPFRERLFRKAKSMVKDDDDADDIVQDALIAGYKSIVNFRAEAGVYTWLYRIVINKSKDLLTKRKRMVEKSIDDNEQQFVDERPGFEKKLELSDESAYLIKKINQLEGIYKEVIDLRYFEEMSYSDIAELLECNVGTVKSRLFKAKEILKHMILQDEKREVKIGINQIY